From a region of the Calypte anna isolate BGI_N300 chromosome 4, bCalAnn1_v1.p, whole genome shotgun sequence genome:
- the CENPI gene encoding LOW QUALITY PROTEIN: centromere protein I (The sequence of the model RefSeq protein was modified relative to this genomic sequence to represent the inferred CDS: inserted 2 bases in 2 codons) — MQRRQSSKTPEQPSQVHHKTQTDLSAWRKGGRTGPEKSVQYHQSPNNQENDTNQGSLEQALSYFKKVQDRVSLKKNNVLQDHLTTVESIALQRGLPPEGIDVLLNVALSGKFADTVNTRLLKSLVPASVVPESCVVSSVSWLCVSKCSGNIQLLFLRWLITVFDFIDHKEQLHALYGIFFSFLQDEKMCPYVCHLLYLLTRKESVKPFRIRRLLDLQSKMGMQPHLQALLSLYKLFCPEQVTIALPGKTKIYFKNSEGPWKAAINTIRQRNQEKSPVSQVLFLCTAQPRSRKRKWNTQLIIPASSTNQNNLEEDKEQNHVDLYCMNESFPVEQLQTFSQLLQNIHHLEFPSQMGSVLTNPLLLHYMNCIKDESIYLRLYYWMGQTLQEECTWCVADNNKYEEEFKDFLETVYKTECFLQEGFSSCEVFLYRSLPLWDGCCCQSQVLRLLSWIPLSSFSETKSHLYDPMAQLFFTSSLYFKCSFLESLKELLQNWLNWHVIHLDSESDSQVPSLTTTLSELVNVVAELIHFVGWISTVALRLENNPTFLLYFILDFYETVCDMYLKYNLPLLIMPPAGVFYPALLSMDSVSLNQLCYIMYRYRTNLVAAKENELSKKKMLQFKFNKQTYQEYNQYITAMVGCLWTSSXFQKDIIPQGLHMEDELLKKTREQEFKTSFNIVXHPAMMGYAVLFLQQAWPGDTAFNFNLIKGKSGTGIWKISMPQGFKGP, encoded by the exons ATGCAGCGAAGGCAGAGTTCTAAGACCccagagcagccttcccaggtTCATCATAAAACTCAGACTGATCTCTCTGCATGGCGAAAAGGAGGGAGAACTGGCCCTGAAAAAAGTGTCCAGTATCATCAGTCTCCTAATAATCAAGAAAATGACACCAATCAAGGCTCCCTTGAGCAAGCTTTGAGCTACTTTAAGAAAG ttcaAGACCGtgtttcactgaaaaagaacAATGTTCTGCAGGACCACTTGACTACTGTGGAGAGCATTGCCCTGCAGAGAGGGTTACCCCCTGAAGGAATTGATGTGTTGCtaaatgtggcactcagtggcAAATTTG CTGATACAGTGAATACTCGTTTACTGAAGAGCCTGGTTCCAGCCTCAGTAGTACCAGAAAGCTGTGTGGTTTCATCTGTATCTTGGCTCTGTGTCAGCAAATGCTCAGGCAACATACAG ctgcttttccttagGTGGCTGATCACAGTGTTTGACTTCATTGATCACAAGGAGCAGCTTCATGCCCTCTATggtatcttcttttctttcctgcaagATGAGAAGATG tgCCCCTATGTCTGCCACCTGCTCTACTTGTTGACCAGGAAAGAAAGTG TCAAGCCTTTTCGGATTAGGAGACTGCTTGACCTCCAATCAAAAATG GGAATGCAGCCTCATCTGCAGGCTCTGCTATCACTTTACAAACTCTTCTGTCCTGAGCAGGTGACCATAGCCCTTCCTGGGAAAACAAAG atttacTTCAAGAATTCAGAGGGCCCATGGAAAGCAGCAATCAACACAATAAGGCAAAGAAACCAGGAAAAGTCTCCAGTATCCCAGGTGCTGTTTTTATGCACAGCTCAACCTCGGTCACGAAAAAGG aaatggAATACCCAGTTGATTATACCTGCAAGCAGtacaaaccaaaataatttagaaGAGGACAAGGAACAGAACCATGTTGATTTGTACTGTATGAATGAGTCTTTTCCAGTGGAACAGCTGCAGACATTTTCTCAGCTCCTACAAAATATCCACCACCTAGAG TTTCCTTCCCAGATGGGTTCAGTCCTAACAAACCCTTTATTGCTTCACTACATGAATTGCATCAAAGATGAATCTATCTACCTGAGGCTCTACTATTGGATGGGCCAGACTCTTCAGGAAG AATGTACCTGGTGTGTGGCtgataataataaatatgaaGAAGAATTCAAGGACTTCTTGGAAACTGTCTACAAGACAGAGTGTTTCCTGCAG GAGggattttcttcctgtgaagTGTTCCTATATAGAAGCCTCCCTCTCTGggatggctgctgctgccaatCACAGGTCCTTAGACTTCTGAGTTGGATCCccctcagcagcttctctg aaaccaAGTCACATCTCTATGATCCCATGGCACAGCTCTTTTTCACATCCTCCCTTTACTTTAAG TGTAGTTTTCTTGAGAGCCTCAAAGAGCTGTTGCAGAACTGGTTAAATTGGCATGTGATTCATCTGGATTCAGAGTCTGACTCTCAAGTCCCTTCTTT GACTACCACCCTTTCTGAACTAGTGAATGTGGTGGCTGAACTGATTCACTTTGTTGGATGGATATCCACTGTTGCACTGCGCCTGGAAAACAATCCCACTTTCTTGCTCTACTTCATCCTGGATTTCTATGAGACC GTGTGTGACATGTATCTGAAGTACAATCTGCCTTTGTTAATTATGCCACCTGCTGGAGTTTTCTACCCAGCTCTTCTTAGCATGGATTCTGTCAGCTTGAATCAGCTCTGCTACATAATGTACAG GTATCGAACCAACTTGGtggctgcaaaagaaaatgagcTGAGTAAAAAG AAAATGCTGCAATTCAAGTTCAACAAACAGACATACCAAGAGTACAACCAGTACATAACAGCTATGGTGGGTTGTCTGTGGACATCCA GCTTCCAGAAGGATATCATTCCACAAGGTCTTCATATGGAGGatgaactgctgaagaaaaccagagagCAGGAGTTCAAAACCAGCTTTAACATTG TACACCCAGCCATGATGGGCTATGCAGTCCTCTTTCTGCAGCAG GCTTGGCCAGGTGATACAGCCTTCAACTTCAATTTAATTAAG GGAAAGAGTGGAACTGGTATCTGGAAGATCTCTATGCCACAAGGTTTTAAAGGGCCCTGA